The Elusimicrobiota bacterium genomic sequence CGTGATTTTTTCAAGATTCATCCGGCCTCGCTCGAAATAATAATCGCTTTGCATGGATTCCATGGGGATGGATTTAAAATCCTGGCCGTCGAGTTTGAGGATGCCCCAGTCATTTAAATCCTCGGTAATGCGCAAAGGATAAACCAAAAATTTCATGAACGGCGCGCGTTGGACCAAATCAGGCACGCCCCTTAAAACTCCTGAAGACAAATGAACATGAATTTCCCCGTCAATCGGAGGGTCGCGCTGATTGCTGATGCCCCGTAGATCAGCCCTGCCCACCAGCTCCCGGCAAGCCAAAAACGTCGTATCCGCCCGGGCCAGCGTCAACGCTCCGGCCACATCCAATTCCCAAAAAGGCCGGGGCGAACGAAACGCCAGGCGCTCGACGCCAAGCTCGACGCTGCTGATTTTGTCTTTCGGATTGTTCAAACGCGCGCCCTGCAAGCGTAAATTTTGACCGCTCAAATTCCAGGATCCGCCCTTCCCCCAGAGGCGCAGCTCGTCGGCCTTAATCAACCCTCGGGTGATCCGAAAATTCTTATCCATGAAAGGAAACAACGACGGCAGCCCCTGAGGATAACACGTCAACGAAGAAACGGTCAGCTCCCAATCCGAAAGTTCGGAAGAAACCGGAACCGGCCACGGAGCTTGGGCCGACGGCCATTCGGGGAACGCCTCATCGTCGTCTTCCTTTTGGTCCTCGATGTCCGGTTTAAGGAGAACCTGGCGCCGGAAAATAAACGCCAAATTTTTAATGCCGCCTTTAGCCGCTTCGGCGAATTCAAACTCCACCTTGCCGTTTAGGTGATAAGCCAGAGTCGCCGTCGACGCAACGACCGGGCCGGATGAACCGGGGGGTTTAGGCAGGGGTGCGGGCAGAGTCCACCGTCCGTCAACGCTCATTTCAAAGGGCACACGGGCTTTTTTCTGGAATCGATCCCCCCAAAAAACGCCGAGTTCCGTGGCCGTCACGTCAACGCTGAACATATGCTTATCCATTCCCAGATTGAGCAAAACTTGCCCCTGGCCGTCCATTGTCAACGGCGCGCTACCGTGGCCCATCTCAAACTTGTCGAACCCTGCGCTGATTTTTAACCCGGCGCGCGGACGAAAAGCGGACTCGAGCGTTCCTTCCGCCGAAATTTTCCAAGTGGCGGCCTCAATTTTGAACTCTTTCAAACTGGCGTTGGCTTGATCCAGGTTCCAGCCGCCCGCGTTGACCCAGCCGTTCAAGTGCACCGCCATTGTCGAACGCGACAACAGCTCGACCCACTGGTTTTGCCCAACGGCGGCGACGGCGCCGGTCGACGGGCGCTCAACCTGCGCCTCAAGAGAAAGAAAGGTGGAAAACGAGGCGTTGGGAGAGAATCCCTTGGCCCTAAGGACGACGTTGTTGAGCGTCACCGTGGGAATTTTCCCTAGTTCGTCTTTTAGAATGAAATTAGTCCGGGACAGCTCGATATCATCGATATCCAAATAACCGCCGGCGCCGTTTGACGAGGGTTCCAAATTAAGCACTTTGGGACCCTGCGGACGCCGGGCAATATGTTGAATATTCCAGCGGCCCTTGGTATTGCGCACGAAGCGAACCTTGGCGCCCTCGAGCTTCAATTCATCGATGACAATGCGCCCCAAAAGAAGATGGACGAACTTCGGCTCAAGCACCAAGCGCTCGCCCTCAAGGAACGTGCCTTCTTTAAACGTCGGGTGTTCGGAAATTTTAACGTCCTGAAAATCGATCTTGCCCAGCAGGCTCAGATGAGCCTGGCCCACAAAAATCTGCCGGTGAAGGGCCTCGGAAATCTCAGCCAAGGCCCAGGAGACGATCGCATCGACGCCGATCACTCTGGTGACCACGATCGGGAACACCGTAAGGATGACCACGCCGCTCAATAGAAAAGCCCAAAATGAAGACCGAACGACGTGCTTTAATCCCCTCTTTTTACGCATGGGCGGAAGTATTGTATTAGAACTGACACGGAAAGTATCGTCGGCAGCGAAACAATTTTTCGGGAGCCGAGGCCAGGCGCCGCGAGGTGCGGCGTGCC encodes the following:
- a CDS encoding AsmA family protein; the encoded protein is MRKKRGLKHVVRSSFWAFLLSGVVILTVFPIVVTRVIGVDAIVSWALAEISEALHRQIFVGQAHLSLLGKIDFQDVKISEHPTFKEGTFLEGERLVLEPKFVHLLLGRIVIDELKLEGAKVRFVRNTKGRWNIQHIARRPQGPKVLNLEPSSNGAGGYLDIDDIELSRTNFILKDELGKIPTVTLNNVVLRAKGFSPNASFSTFLSLEAQVERPSTGAVAAVGQNQWVELLSRSTMAVHLNGWVNAGGWNLDQANASLKEFKIEAATWKISAEGTLESAFRPRAGLKISAGFDKFEMGHGSAPLTMDGQGQVLLNLGMDKHMFSVDVTATELGVFWGDRFQKKARVPFEMSVDGRWTLPAPLPKPPGSSGPVVASTATLAYHLNGKVEFEFAEAAKGGIKNLAFIFRRQVLLKPDIEDQKEDDDEAFPEWPSAQAPWPVPVSSELSDWELTVSSLTCYPQGLPSLFPFMDKNFRITRGLIKADELRLWGKGGSWNLSGQNLRLQGARLNNPKDKISSVELGVERLAFRSPRPFWELDVAGALTLARADTTFLACRELVGRADLRGISNQRDPPIDGEIHVHLSSGVLRGVPDLVQRAPFMKFLVYPLRITEDLNDWGILKLDGQDFKSIPMESMQSDYYFERGRMNLEKITVRGPLSNVQVSGMVNFPQDQINLLVAISMPREKIRWPLADAFMDEHGNPYLHIKIKGPLKKPPVYPVLSHKKDMLSEISEQLTALRQTTRQLLDKIFHRKNGAQ